A stretch of DNA from Toxotes jaculatrix isolate fToxJac2 chromosome 15, fToxJac2.pri, whole genome shotgun sequence:
TGTacctttaaacattttaaacaacaaGTTTGAGGTGAACTGGTCTATAACCCAATAGCTCAAAATGATATGGACAATGACAGGTGCAATGGTGAATCCAGTATCAGACATTTACTGCTGCAAAAAAGCATACAATATTCTGAGGAAATCACCACTGACCTTAAACACCAGTGCTACCAGTATTAACAGTGCCAACTAATAACATAAGAAGAGATTCACACTTTATTGATTTCCAGAAGGGAAATTAAAAAGGTAGTCTATTACAACAGCAAACCTCTTTCATATTTGAATTAGGTTTGTATggggtgtgtatatgtgtgcagcagcagctcctgtcGTACCTATGCCCTTGTACTTGGAGGGCGTGTGCACAGAGAATCCATTGATAGCCCGCAGGTCCTCAGGGGAGAGCTGGTAGGGCGGTCGCAGCTTGATCTCTGTCTGCATGTCAGCCAGGTTGATCTTGGTGGACAGCGAACGAGGGCTGTTGTAGCGCTGTTTGGTCTTCTGAATGAATGTGTCTGAAGGATCACagttaatataaaaacaaagggAGCAGGGAGCAAAACAAGGAAGATAAACAGGTCATTTGTATGTGAGAGCAAgacatttctgtctttgataCTTGTATGTCAAACATTACaaattgaatatctttaggtcaaacaaaatggaaataaacacGCAGCTTTTCTCAGACTACACTGTAATATTTGGGATGTTTGCAAGAAGCAATTTTATGATGAAGTGTTACTTATTTTTTGGTGCAACCACTTTCCCTATGCCTCCTTTTTTCCCCAGAGTACCTTTTGTTGAGCTATGGAGAATTTTCTAGTCTACAAAAACCAACAGTGCTTACCCATCTAACTAAAACATGCTGCAAAATATAGCTATCATATCTTCTTATTTCTCTATCCTGTATTCTTTAAGTCACAAAGCAAATGACTtcataatgtttaccatgtgtGACAGGCTGAAACATGCTGTAAAAATCGATGGAGCTCACCGAATTCAATGAAGGAGTACGGCCGCACAACGCTGCTGATTCTCTTGGTGTCATAGGTGACAATAAACTCCTTCTGCAGCTCATCCAGGAAGCAGAAGGCCAGCACGTTGGGGTAGTTTGCGGTGCACACCATCAGGTATCCAACACCCAGAGAGCTTGTGAAACTGAAATACGCACATGCACCAGCATTACTACTTTTCATACACTGCACTCTTTTCTTCACAGAAACCCTGGGAAACTAATTAGGACATCAAGCTAAATACAGTGCAGattacatgcaaaaaaaacacagtggcaTTTCTGATTCTACTGGCTGCTGCTCCAAACACAGCGCAAACACTGTTTCAGCACATTTCCACCTAAAATTCACACATCAAGAGCtaattaaacacagaaacacaatcatATTCATACGCACCTTAGCAGACACTATCTCTGGGCCCTGCAGTGTTAATTGATATACTGAGCACAAATTAAATTCCCCAGATAGAACGACTTCTACATTATCTGAATAGCTCAGAACACAATTGAAGGGAAAGCTAGTTATCACATCTAAATGTGGAACATAAACGGCAACAAATAGAACAGACAGATGTGGTTTATCATGTGgcaagcagagaaaaaaaacaagaccaaaACGTGTATAGAAAATATATGAAGaagtgtttcagaaaaaaataaaaacaagtaaaaaatacaaaacatttatcTAATTTAATTTCAGCTCGGCGTGAGAGTCTCTGCTGCGTTTAGCTGTCATTAACGGTTGCGCCTCTCTCTTCAcctttcctttgctttctgtttAACCATGCGTGTGtcttagcccccccccccccccccccccaaaacagaGGGGAGACAGGCTGACAACGAATggggcagttgtaggtttcagcagtgaggatcacttccgcgttcaaaaagctgcagttcctcggctgccgctgggggctggctccagaagtgagcaattctctttacagcctaaaaaacatatttacagcctccagcggttgacgggggctgcagtgtcagtgtttgtttgccaatgttcggataggtttttgtgacagtatggcttgttgtagtgtagactgtactaaccgaccgtcgaaggagtctgtgttgcagttttttcggtaaataaatttctctctattttacctggatgtttgcactaattagcatgtattagcatattttgccgctagcttatgacttaattgccgatttatggtcgctgctgatacagatagaggaccggagcagctaatgttaggaacgctgttgcggtgtgttccctgctctcagagtccgtttattgcgggaatactaggcaaaaattttatttcgtctcatttttctgtttaaaaagtccgacattgcatggacagagcagctccgtcagtaagcggctgctgttgttagTGATAGTGGATGGaagcagcggtgaaagccggtaaatatgtaaatatgaaatattaaacattttattattattattactatcattattttttattgttatcattactactaataatataaataatgtttttaacgttttaatatattttattaatatgaaataataatgattgtttcacagttaaataatagactagaaataaatttccccccacaactccaccagaccctgcagctccatctaaaacttctctatctgaaacagtcatgtttaaaacacagcagcaacattatgatctctgttgtatgctgtgtgtcgcggttacacggggtcgagctagtcgggtcggactcggggaccgtcgtgtggtggatgtagctgctgcttagcttgttagcctagctgattagctgattagctgattagccttaggctagctttGTTGCTCCGaactaagtggccgggttctcggtcGGCCGACCCCGACTGAGCCGTAGAGTAAcggcctctccgccaaatatggaaagtacactcccactaaaatccaagatggcgcagctcaaatgcccatgatttggtcacaaaactgactccccgaaaccagtgggtgacgtcacgggtgctacgtccatgtcttatacagtctatgctgACAGCTCATTACGTTGAGTGCAATAAAAGCTTTCCAAAAAGTTTTATAAATCCCTTAAAAACCAAAGATGGACAGATGTCGATCCCAACTGTCTTAAACTCAAgcaaaaacatcaacatttttAAAGGCATGCAATCTGGCGACTGATGGCAGGGAAGCTAGTCCTGGCCAGGGCTCTAGAAGCTCTCCAGCTGTTAGGCAGTGGAGGaataacaattatttttaaCAATCTGTCCAGTTTTCATCTGCagagaacaacaaaaataagagACGCCAACAGCCCACTCATACACAAAATatcagagaaaagcagccagGCACCTCACACTCATAGCTCTGTATAATGGTTAATACTGTGGCCTCTAGCTTCACagttgtgaaaaacacaaaatcttcCTTCACAGTTAGTACATGCCATCAAGGTGGTTGCGTCAATGGTGCTGTGTGTTATGAATATTACGCCCACAGTAAGTGAAGTGCATTTAAACAGCACCTTTCAATATCAGACAccacaaagtgcttcacaataaaagacagaagaaacagaagattCAAAGGGTCAAAAgggaatgaattttaaaatttaGGAGCCACAACTTCAAAGGCACAGTCCACTTTCATTTTAAGCCTGCAGGGGGGAAAATACCAACAAGACCTGATCAGAAGACCTCAGAAAAACAGGGCAGTAGCAGCTCACTCATGCAGACAGGTGTCTGACCATGCACAGCTCTAAAACTGATCACAATAACCCTGAATTTGATTCTAAATTTGAAAAGCCAGAGAGAAGAAATCAAGATTGGTGTCACAGAACCTTTTACAGGGTTTGTCAAAAATCGGTGTCCAGCTGCAACTAGTGCATCACCGCCTCTGACATCCTTCTAGTGGTCAGATTTGTTTCCCATTACTTTGAGTCTCTAGACAGGGTGCACGGAACAGTGCACAGACAGATCATAAAATATATCATTAACTCACTGCCGAGTAAAGGAtaaaacatcactgaaaatctgtAGATAGATCTTAAACATGCTGTGCGTGCGAAAGAGACTAAAAATGCCCCAGAACCCAAAGTGCAAGGAGCAGTGGGCAAAGAAAATCCCAAATCAAGAACAAACTTAACAACAGCTTCTAAAGGGCCTGGGGTATTACAGAACAAATTAACCTGAGACTTTAAAAACTGCCTGCCATGTTGTGACCTTCACTGCCATCtaacctcctcctcttcagatgCCTCAGGATATCATTCATTATCAAAAGAGGCTCTGGTTGTTGAAAGGTATAGCTGGCTCACTAATGGCTGATTTTAAGTTTCTTTTGAGGTCATGTCCCCTGTCTTAATAAGACTAATTAGGTCTTAACAAACAGTGCTTGAGAGACTTTCAAAGCATTTCCCTGAGCACTGGTGGAGCTTTCAGAAACAGCCTGACACCTCAAATGAAAGCCTAGCTGTCAAATCACTCAAATTAAAAAGCGTTTTTCCATCAAAATTGCATTAGGGGgtcaggaagagaggaggaaagctgTCAGCAGTAAACTGTTTAATCCCCCATGGGTCATTTTGGATAAAGATGCAGTAAAACGATCTAAATCTCTATTTTATACCTTGAATAGAAAATATATTAAGCTAATGAATTCAAAGTCAAATACATATCAATGATCCTTATCATGTGCAGCTGGATATGATGTTTTTATCTAGTAAATACTGAcaatttttcacatttaataGTTTATTCTTGTTTAATTAATGGATCAATTGAATATAAAGGGTCCATCTAAAATGGCCAAACATTAGGAATTTAAGTAAGACCTACTTGACATTGTAAGGTCCAGACTTAAGTGTGCAGCGGTCAGGGAACTGGCTGAGTTTCTTGGAGAGACCTTTGAGATGCCTCTTGGTTTCCTGAAGTTCTTTGTCCTGCTCATAGTCAGTggatgcagagagagggaggccgTCCCCGACCCGGACCACGGAGGCAAATAATACCATTGACATCTTACAGCTCTGACAGTCTCACTGAAGGCCTGCGAACATAcataaaacagggaaaaaagcTTGTTGAGAGCCAGCTCAAATCTGAGACTGTATCAGTAATATACAGAATATCTAATATTGTTGATCAATAAAATGCTTTCAATTCAGTCTATGTTATGTCTCA
This window harbors:
- the sec22a gene encoding vesicle-trafficking protein SEC22a, which gives rise to MSMVLFASVVRVGDGLPLSASTDYEQDKELQETKRHLKGLSKKLSQFPDRCTLKSGPYNVNFTSSLGVGYLMVCTANYPNVLAFCFLDELQKEFIVTYDTKRISSVVRPYSFIEFDTFIQKTKQRYNSPRSLSTKINLADMQTEIKLRPPYQLSPEDLRAINGFSVHTPSKYKGIAPTQMLEPVTLPGIVSCVLSVLCGGLNLLRGVHAIESILQNDDEDFNYVIAFFLGTAACLYQCYLFAYFSVWRNSKSFLAFALICLSNMYLYELRNMWQILFHVAVGAFMTLQIRLRQPLGKAPDYNV